CCTTAGGgtcatcaacttcttcatcttcactaGGAAGTTCGTCGTCCTCAAACTCGTCTTTGACGCCAACCTCTTTTTTGACACCACTGGGACGCTGTTTCTTCACTTGGTGTCCATTCGCGGATGATTCCAGGCGGGAGGAAGCTTGCCGCTTTCTTTCAACCATTATCTCGATTGATTGATATGAATCCCGTGTCACCGGTATGTGTTAAGACAGTTTCAAAGTCGCAGTGCGCGCCGCCGCGAAGTCTGCAAAAAATCAGAgatgagaagaaggaaattttttttgcatTAGTAACCGCAGGCATTTGTTATACATCATGTCTAACTATACCCAACTTGATACCACCACTCAAGGTGTGGCAACCGTGTTGTGCTGCAACTGTGGTGTGCCCATGGATGGCTCCACCGGAATGGTAATGTGTTACGACTGTATCAAATTAACGGTTGACATCACCGAAGGCATTCCTAGAGAAGCGAATATATCATTTTGCAGAAATTGTGAAAGATTCTTACAGCCTCCTGGACAGTGGATCAGAGCCGAGTTGGAATCCAGAGAGTTGTTGGCGTTGTGCTTGAGGCGATTAAAGGGGTTGAATAAAGTCAGATTGGTGGATGCATCCTTCATCTGGACCGAACCCCATTCCCGTCGTATCAGAATCAAAATCACCGTCCAAGGAGAGGCCATGAACAATACCATCGTGCAACAATCCTTTGAGGTGGTGTATGTGGTTGTGGCCATGCAGTGTGCGGACTGTGCAAAGACCTATACCCCAAACACCTGGAGAGCCACTGTTCAAATCAGACAAAAGGTTCCTCACAAGAGAACCTTTTTGTATTTGGAGCAGTTGATTTTAAGACACAATGCCCACCAAGATACGGTTTCGATTCAGGAAAGTTCTGACGGGTTGGATTTTTTTTACTCGCAGAAGAACCATGCCGTGAAGATGTTGGACTTTTTAACGGCAGTGGTGCCTTTGAAATACAAAAAGTCCGAAGAATTGGTTAGTCAAGACATTCAGTCAGGTTCCTCCACTTATAAGTTTGCATATTCGGTAGAAATCGTACCTATTTGTCGTGACGACTTGGTAGTTTtaccaaagaagttggcccATCACCTGGGTAACATTTCCAGAGTGGTATTGTGTTCGAAGATCAGTAATATGatccaatttcttgatccCTTCACCTTACAGATGACAGATTTACAGCCACTGATTTACTGGAGAAATCCGTTTTCTTCGTTGATTAGTGTGACTAACATGGTGGAATTCATTGTGTTGGACGTCGAACCAACAGGAGAAACCAGGGGAAAGCATGTATTGGCAGATATAACTGTGTCGAGAGAAAGCGACTTGGGAGTTAATGACCAGTCATACTATATCAGATCCCATCTAGGTGCGATTTTGCACCCTGGAGATTCGTGTCTCGGGTATTTCTTAACGAACTCTAACTTTAACTCGGACTTGTGGGACTCTTTGGATGAAAGTAACACGCCCGAAgtggtgttggtgaagaaattcTACCCAAgaaagtccaagaagtccaagaacAGAAACTGGAAGTTAAAGAGAATGGCCAGAGAACACCAAGATATTGGAGGTGCCGAAGATTCCAGACAAGccaaacaagaacaagaaagagCCGAAAGAGATTATGAATTGTTTTTGCAAGAATTAGAAGAGGACGAAGAAATGAGACAAGCTATTAACTTGTATAAGAGCACGAATCCTCCTGTTCGCgatgtggaagaagaaagtgaaatgctcgatgaagaagatgccCCACAAATAAATATTGAtgagttgttggatgagttggacgatatgaacttggatgatgacGACAACGAAGCATCACCAATAGTTTAGGACGGTTATAGTTACGATACTTAATTCATGAATCCTCATAGCATTTGCAGCCGCGCATTGAAACTCTCGGTAAAAATTGTTTTGCTTATCACTCAGGAGTATGGCAGACGAAGAGTTTCCGTGCCCCTCGTACAAAGTGGTAGTGCTCGGCGACTCGTCAGTGGGAAAGACATCTCTCGTCCACCGTTTTACCACTGATGAATTTGACACCAACTTAGCCAATACCATTGGGGCTGCCTTTATCACCAAGCTCCACGCTTCCAAGACATCCAGCCGTAATCTCAAATTCGAGATCTGGGACACCGCAGGTCAAGAACGGTATAAATCTTTGACTCCAATGTATTACCGCAACTCTCGAGTGGCCTTAGTTTGCTATGACTTGAGTAATGTTGATGACAGCTTTGTGAAGAGCAAATATTGGATTGACCAGCTCAAATTAAATAATGAAAGTGTGAGTGAGGGTCAAATCAATATAGTATTGGTGGGCACTAAAAGTGATTTGGCAAATAAACCACACACTACGGTGATTTCCGAGTTTACAGAAGCAAATCCTCATGTAAAACATTTTATCACCAGTGCCAAAACTGGCGAGGGAATCGAAGCTATCTTCAATTCTATAATAGACAATATTCCCgaagatttcttcaatgcACACTATGAGAG
Above is a window of Yamadazyma tenuis chromosome 1, complete sequence DNA encoding:
- the NMD3 gene encoding ribosome-binding protein (BUSCO:EOG09262CA4; EggNog:ENOG503NTWS; COG:J); amino-acid sequence: MSNYTQLDTTTQGVATVLCCNCGVPMDGSTGMVMCYDCIKLTVDITEGIPREANISFCRNCERFLQPPGQWIRAELESRELLALCLRRLKGLNKVRLVDASFIWTEPHSRRIRIKITVQGEAMNNTIVQQSFEVVYVVVAMQCADCAKTYTPNTWRATVQIRQKVPHKRTFLYLEQLILRHNAHQDTVSIQESSDGLDFFYSQKNHAVKMLDFLTAVVPLKYKKSEELVSQDIQSGSSTYKFAYSVEIVPICRDDLVVLPKKLAHHSGNISRVVLCSKISNMIQFLDPFTLQMTDLQPSIYWRNPFSSLISVTNMVEFIVLDVEPTGETRGKHVLADITVSRESDLGVNDQSYYIRSHLGAILHPGDSCLGYFLTNSNFNSDLWDSLDESNTPEVVLVKKFYPRKSKKSKNRNWKLKRMAREHQDIGGAEDSRQAKQEQERAERDYELFLQELEEDEEMRQAINLYKSTNPPVRDVEEESEMLDEEDAPQINIDELLDELDDMNLDDDDNEASPIV
- the YPT53 gene encoding GTP-binding protein of the rab (COG:U; EggNog:ENOG503P3JI) translates to MADEEFPCPSYKVVVLGDSSVGKTSLVHRFTTDEFDTNLANTIGAAFITKLHASKTSSRNLKFEIWDTAGQERYKSLTPMYYRNSRVALVCYDLSNVDDSFVKSKYWIDQLKLNNESVSEGQINIVLVGTKSDLANKPHTTVISEFTEANPHVKHFITSAKTGEGIEAIFNSIIDNIPEDFFNAHYESLRQQAENNQKSQSISFLNNQFTGPNKSNCC